DNA from Mucilaginibacter mallensis:
AACGTATAAAGAAATGGAAAATAAAATAGTTCAACAGATCAAAAACCTTTTTGCCGGCGCTGACGAAAGAAACTGGCAAAAAGTTGAAGCAACTATGAATGATATTGTATTGTTAGATTATTCATCAATGACAGGTATTGCTGCAACTAATCTCAGTCCAAATTACATAACCACTGCTTGGGCAGCCTTTTTACCCGGATTTGATAGAACCAACCATAACTTATCGGGCTTCATTGTAAAAATAAATGGCAATGACGCGGCCGCTCATTATCCAGGGAAAGCAGACCATTTTCTCAACCATGAGATTTGGGTAGTGAAAGGAACCTACGATACGAAATTGAAATTAGTAAATAGAAATTGGCTTATTACAGAACACAAATTTAATTTCACTCAACAAAGTGGAAATATCAATTTACCTGCTTTGGCCACTCAAAAAATGCAAAAACAAGTATTGATAGAGCAAAATAGAAAAATGGTTGATAACTTCTTTGTGGCACTGGAAACCCCAAAATTTGAAATGCTTAAAGAGTTATTCGCCATAAATGGGAAACAACTAAATCCTTATTCACCCGAGGGCTTCCCAAAAAGTTTCGATGGTGCAGAAGGCATTTACAAACAATATAGTGGCCTGGTGGAAACCTTCGGCCAGATGCGTTTTCCCAGAGAGATATTTGCAACGGAAGACCCGAATTTCTTCTTTGTGAAGTTCAGAGGGAAAATCGAGATCAAGTCAGGAGGGAAATATGAGAATGACTACCTGGGAACTTTCAAACTGAAGGATAACAAGATCATTGAATACACAGAGTACTTCAACCAATTGGTAATGGCAAAAGCATTTGGGATTGCTTTATAGTATTTTATCATGTTCCTGAATTAGGTTTCCAAAGTTCTACCGTTTTCCACGAACAGAGTTTAGTAAATGGGAACAGCCTCAAAATATCCTTTTTATTGAAAACAGATATTGTCTCCTGTCCGGCGAACTATATCAGGATTTTTATATGCAGTGTTACTTATTTGTTACTTTTTGAATGTAACTAATTGTGTAACTGTTGTTAATTCTATGCCTGCCACGCTTTTATAATAGCTTAAATGAGGGGAAACTGCAATAGAATAAAATGAATATACAGCTCATTGTTAGCTGTTTTTTATTTTACTCAGTTGTTATTTTTCAACTTCAATGAGTAACAAAAGTAATAAATAGAAGATGACTTGATTAACATATGAATTTTCCCGACTGCGGCTTGCGAAATTTTGATTGTAGACCAGGAAACTCCTTTTTCGGAAATTCACTTAGGCTGTTGAAATATTGTCAACGCTAACGTTAGAATGCCTTTTATATTGAAATACAAACGTTTGCGTAGATTTTGTGGTCCTGAAAATTAGGAAGTATCGCTTGGTGCAGTTAATTTCAATTATTAAAACCTAATAAAAGACTATAATATTGATGAAAAATTCTGAGCTTCTTGCTGATGAAAAGGTGCTGCTTGCACGGGTCGCATCCGGAGACAGCAATGCCTATGCTCGGATTTATACTTTTTATACGCCTTTAATATATCGTTTTATATATCCTTTTACTAATGCCTCTAAAGAACATACTGAAGAAATAATTCAGGATATATTTTTGAAAATATGGATGCGTAAGGAAACATTGATTGGATTAAGGTCATTTGAAGCTTATTTATTTAAGATGGCTAAACATCAATTAATTGATGCCCGTAAGCGTGATCAATGTTTGCAAAAAATTATGGGTCAACTGGGCTATCAGGAAGAACCGATGGACTCACCTTCAGATAATAACCTGATATATTCAGAATATTTAAATTCAGCTAAAGCTGCAATTGGTTCATTAACTCCTCAACGGAAAAAAATATTTGATATGCGTACTCAGCAGGATATGACCATTGATGAAATTGCCGGCTCTTTGAATATAACCAGGTCTGCTGTAAAAAAACAACTGTATGAAGCTATTAATTTCATAAAACAGCATCTCCATTACCATACAGACTGGCCTCTTTTATTTCTATTGATCGCCTGCTTTTTTTAAAATACAACTCATTTTATTTTTATTATAAAAACAAGGTGTACTTTTTTACATGCTGTTCGTCTTCTATATAATTAGAGGATAAATGATACAACAGGAAATTATACTTTTCTTAGAGAAATTTGCAAATGGAACTATAACGGTCGCCGAACAGGAGGAATTTATGGAACTGATTTCAACCCTCGACCTTAAAGAATATGAGCAAATACTCGAATCTTACCAGGGAATTCTGAAGCATTATCCGGTAAACAGTATTACTGACGCTGATTTGCTTGCTAAAATTGAGAACCGGATTGATAAATATGAAAAACCTAATACAATAGTTACCCTATTCTCCACCTGGGGGAAAATAGCCGCTGCCGCTTCCATCTTATTATTCATTTCAATTGGCGGGTACTTTTTATGGCATAAACAAGCACCCGGTAAGCAAATCGTCCATAATCAACCGCTGCATAATGATATCGCCCCTGGCGGCAACAAAGCTATATTGATTTTAGCTAGTGGAAAACAGATTGTTTTGACCGGTGCAAAAAATGGGACCTTAGCAAAACAAGGTGCAATTACCATTAGCAAAACCAGTAACGGGCAAGTAGTTTATACAGATGCCTCAACTGCCGCTCAAAACACAGCATTTATAAGCTACAACTCAATAGAAACACCGCGAGGCGGTCAGTACCATCTTACTTTAGCCGATGGCACCAATGTTTGGTTAAATGCAGCATCCTCTATAAAATACCCAACTGCCTTTACCGGTAATGAACGCCGGGTAGAGATTACCGGAGAAGCTTATTTTGAAGTGAAACACGATGCAGCCAAACCTTTCAGGGTCATCTGCAACGGTCAAATAGTCGAAGATTTAGGGACACACTTTAATATCAATGCTTACAGCGATGAAAGTGCAGTTAAGACCACTTTGCTTGAGGGGAGTGTAGCAGTGACATCAGTAGGTAAAAATAAAATACTTAAACCTGGTGAACAGGCACAGTTGGAGAACGGGGATATTCACCTGGCTAACGTAGATGTAGATGAAATGGTCGCATGGAAAAACGGATTGTTTGACTTTAAAGACGCAAATATCGGAATCGTTATGAGACAACTGGCGCGTTGGTATGATGTAGATGTAGAATATGAGGGGAAAATACCTGACATATTATTTACAGGGAAACTGCACAGGGATATAAATGCCGCACAAATTTTGGATATGCTGAGTTACTTTAAAGTTCACTTTAAGATTGAAAACGAGGGCGTCAAAAAGAAGATCATAGTAATGCCTTAACCTTATCAATAAACAACCAATTATTAATTATTAAACCAAAAAGAAGATGAAAAAACAATTACGAACCTAGCATTAAACCAGCAAGGTTAACCCCAAAATAGATTGAATCTCTTTTACAAGATTTAAAAAAGAGGTGAAATGTAAAAAACCGCAGAGGTGAGTCGAAGCACCTCTACGGAATTATATGGGTTAACCCTCCCGATACTATCGGGAAAAACAATTTGGTCAAACTATCTTAATGTATTAACCCAATTTTTACAAAAGTATGAAATTTAATGATTACTCTATGGCTATGCCCAAGGCATGGCTACCACCCAAATTATTTCTGGTTATGAAATTAACTGTGGTTTTTTTGATTATGGCATTCATGCAGGTCTATGCCAAAAGTTATAGCCAACAAATAAACCTTAACGAAAGAAATGCCTCTTTGGAAAAAGTTTTGCATTCAATTGAGAAACAAACAGGATATGTATTTTTATATACTAACCAAGGTATAAAGGAAACAATTGTAACCGTGAACGTTACCAATGGTTCAATTGATGAAACATTGAAAGCTTGTCTTAACAATACTGCAATAGCTTTTAAAATAGTTGATAAAAATATTTTACTAAAGCTTGACGAACCTTCTCCCGGAGATAAAACATCAAGTTCGTCAGTTCAGCCTATTGATATTCATGGAAAAGTAACTGATACTGCAGGTTTGGTGTTACCAGGTGTGAACGTGCGTATAAAAGGCACTTCAAAGGGCACTGTTACCGACACTAAAGGCGAATACACGATAAAAGCGGATGCTGATGCGGTTTTGGTGTTTTCATTTATAGGCTATAAACCTGTTGAAATGCCTGTTCAAAACCATTTGGAAATTAACGTAACTTTAAAAGGAGGGGTTGCCTCATTGAATGATGTAGTAGTGGTAGGTTATGGTACACAAAGCAAGGCAACTTTAACCACTGCTGTTACGAGTATCAAATCTGATGAAATAGCACTTATTCCCACTTCAAACCTATCGAATGTTTTGCAAGGTCGTTTGTCAGGTACTTTTGTATCATCTGGTACAGGTACACCTGGTATTGCATCAGCTATTACCATCAGAGCGCCGTCTTCCTGGAATTCTACCGGTCCACTATTTGTAATTGATGGGGTAGTTCGTGATGCAACAAGTTTTAACGCATTAGACCCTAACGAAGTAGCTAGCATAACAGTATTGAAAGATGCTGCTTCCTCTGCTATTTATGGTTCACGTTCTTCAGACGGGGTAATACTTGTAACCACCAAAACCGGTAAAAAAGGGAAGCCGGTTATTCAATTTAATTCCATATTTAGTACGGATAGAACTGGAGAGCTACCTCAGTTTATGCCTTTTGCCGCAGGTATTGACCTCACCAATGCAGTTAATGGGGGGATTTCAGCAGCAGAAAAAGCAAATGCGCTCAAAATAAATCCTGATGGAAGGATGTGGTATAATGCTGTTTATAAAAACCCTAATACTCAAAAATACGCATTGAGTGTATCAGGCGGGGATGATTTTGTTACCTACTACCTTGGCGCATCTTATTATGATGAAAATGGTTTTTTACCACAGGTTTGGTATAATAAACTCAATCTGAGAGGCAATATTCAAGCTAAATTAAGTAAGGACCTGACAGTGGGTTTAAATTTAAGCAATAGTGATGGAGACCGTAACCGGTTTAATTTCACCTATGATTATGGCTCTGCTGATTTAAATAACCTTTGGGGTAAATTGTTGTATTTTTTCCCGTTTACGCCGCCATATATCAATGGCCTTCCTGTTAACCCGGGATGGTTGGGTAACCCTATTGAGATGATGAAAGACGGTGGTTCATGGAACAACACTAACCAACAACTTGACGCGTTGGTTGATGCCGAATATAAGATTTCAGCTGTACCGGGATTGTCTGTTAAAGGATCTTATAGCAGAAACATTGATAATAGTTATATTAAAAACTTTGCACAACAGCAAACCCTTTACAATTTTCAAACTACAGGGACTAATAATCTCATCTGGACAGATAAAGTGCTGGGCTCACAGTTAAGTGGTGATCCGGGTACACCTTACTATGGTAACGAATACACCAAAACAAATTCTTATCAATTAAATGCTCAGATAAATTATGACCATTCATTTGGGAATCATCATATCTCAGCCTTTGCAGGA
Protein-coding regions in this window:
- a CDS encoding nuclear transport factor 2 family protein gives rise to the protein MENKIVQQIKNLFAGADERNWQKVEATMNDIVLLDYSSMTGIAATNLSPNYITTAWAAFLPGFDRTNHNLSGFIVKINGNDAAAHYPGKADHFLNHEIWVVKGTYDTKLKLVNRNWLITEHKFNFTQQSGNINLPALATQKMQKQVLIEQNRKMVDNFFVALETPKFEMLKELFAINGKQLNPYSPEGFPKSFDGAEGIYKQYSGLVETFGQMRFPREIFATEDPNFFFVKFRGKIEIKSGGKYENDYLGTFKLKDNKIIEYTEYFNQLVMAKAFGIAL
- a CDS encoding RNA polymerase sigma factor, which produces MKNSELLADEKVLLARVASGDSNAYARIYTFYTPLIYRFIYPFTNASKEHTEEIIQDIFLKIWMRKETLIGLRSFEAYLFKMAKHQLIDARKRDQCLQKIMGQLGYQEEPMDSPSDNNLIYSEYLNSAKAAIGSLTPQRKKIFDMRTQQDMTIDEIAGSLNITRSAVKKQLYEAINFIKQHLHYHTDWPLLFLLIACFF
- a CDS encoding FecR family protein, whose protein sequence is MIQQEIILFLEKFANGTITVAEQEEFMELISTLDLKEYEQILESYQGILKHYPVNSITDADLLAKIENRIDKYEKPNTIVTLFSTWGKIAAAASILLFISIGGYFLWHKQAPGKQIVHNQPLHNDIAPGGNKAILILASGKQIVLTGAKNGTLAKQGAITISKTSNGQVVYTDASTAAQNTAFISYNSIETPRGGQYHLTLADGTNVWLNAASSIKYPTAFTGNERRVEITGEAYFEVKHDAAKPFRVICNGQIVEDLGTHFNINAYSDESAVKTTLLEGSVAVTSVGKNKILKPGEQAQLENGDIHLANVDVDEMVAWKNGLFDFKDANIGIVMRQLARWYDVDVEYEGKIPDILFTGKLHRDINAAQILDMLSYFKVHFKIENEGVKKKIIVMP
- a CDS encoding TonB-dependent receptor, with the protein product MKFNDYSMAMPKAWLPPKLFLVMKLTVVFLIMAFMQVYAKSYSQQINLNERNASLEKVLHSIEKQTGYVFLYTNQGIKETIVTVNVTNGSIDETLKACLNNTAIAFKIVDKNILLKLDEPSPGDKTSSSSVQPIDIHGKVTDTAGLVLPGVNVRIKGTSKGTVTDTKGEYTIKADADAVLVFSFIGYKPVEMPVQNHLEINVTLKGGVASLNDVVVVGYGTQSKATLTTAVTSIKSDEIALIPTSNLSNVLQGRLSGTFVSSGTGTPGIASAITIRAPSSWNSTGPLFVIDGVVRDATSFNALDPNEVASITVLKDAASSAIYGSRSSDGVILVTTKTGKKGKPVIQFNSIFSTDRTGELPQFMPFAAGIDLTNAVNGGISAAEKANALKINPDGRMWYNAVYKNPNTQKYALSVSGGDDFVTYYLGASYYDENGFLPQVWYNKLNLRGNIQAKLSKDLTVGLNLSNSDGDRNRFNFTYDYGSADLNNLWGKLLYFFPFTPPYINGLPVNPGWLGNPIEMMKDGGSWNNTNQQLDALVDAEYKISAVPGLSVKGSYSRNIDNSYIKNFAQQQTLYNFQTTGTNNLIWTDKVLGSQLSGDPGTPYYGNEYTKTNSYQLNAQINYDHSFGNHHISAFAGYEQYEYDSNYFSMYHNNFPLVAIDQFFATSQNPNDVTTSGNEVQNGRLSYIGRLNYDYAGKYLFSSSIRRDGSMNFAPNQRWGWFPSISTGWVISRENFFQNSNVHNFIDLLKLRFSFGSTGNDAIAGTTGPTWAWQEQYNIQSSTYYLGNPSTTAPILAYGGIPNPNLTWERSNSYDAGIDVQFLKNFTFTTEFWTKHTYDILGARVLALPVEFGGSFPEVNYGIMNAHGLEVDLAYHNKIGSDFSYAVKGNFGLAETKVIKEDVAPGTQAVNNPNGKPLGYFTGLEATGIIRTQAQLNALPTGYTINGAVPQLGMMNFKDVSGPNGVPDGKIDGYDNVVLSNHLGAANAPISYGVLINLVYKRFTLDMQFAGLAGFQNSYNDPWGRNFGGGGLVPLYHANSWSPSNPNGTTPEIFPWGDARATYVPNSSFNTFNAGFVRMKYLNFGYNLPEGLLKKLGVHTAQIFASGTNLFCLTPFKFYDPEVYQFMSYPEMKTFSLGLNVKF